A single genomic interval of Pseudomonas sp. FeN3W harbors:
- the metE gene encoding 5-methyltetrahydropteroyltriglutamate--homocysteine S-methyltransferase, whose protein sequence is MAVAHNLGFPRIGADRELKKALEAYWKGELDEQGLRQVGGQLRAQHWQAQADAGIQLLPVGDFAWYDHILTHSLMFGVVPQRFRPADGLPTLDTLFAMARGVTNSCCGGQAQEMTKWFDTNYHYLVPEFSVDQRFQLSWSQLFEEVEEAQALGHAIKPVLVGPLTYLWLGKLKGEDAERFDKLELLERLLPVYGEVLDRLAAQGVEWVQIDEPILALDLPQDWKNAFERAYNLLQRAPLKKLVATYFGGLEDNLSLAAALPVDGLHIDLVRAPEQYPLILDWLPTYKVLSLGLVNGRNVWRCDLEKALELARHAAERLGDRLWLAPSCSLLHSPVDLEREDRLDHELKGWLAFAVQKCAEVATLARAINEPTNDDVALELAHSRAVQAARQHSPRIHKPQVQARLSAIQPQDSQRTSVFAARIEQQRARLDLPPFPTTTIGSFPQTPAIRLARQAYKQDRLSLGDYTEAMQAEIRHAVAVQEQIGLDVLVHGEAERNDMVEYFAEQLDGYAFTRFGWVQSYGSRCVKPAVIYGDLSRSQPMTVDWIRYAQQQTDRVMKGMLTGPVTMLMWSFAREDVSREVQARQLALAIRDEVCDLEAAGIRIIQIDEAAFREGLPLRHAQWQHYLDWAVEAFRLCASGVRDETQIHTHMCYSEFNDVIESIAAMDADVITIETSRSQMELLEAFRAFDYPNDIGPGVYDIHSPRVPDTAEMVQLLEKAAECIPAERLWVNPDCGLKTRAWPETEAALVNMVAAARQLRASRNARVA, encoded by the coding sequence ATGGCTGTAGCGCACAACCTCGGTTTTCCACGTATCGGTGCGGACCGTGAGCTGAAGAAAGCCCTGGAGGCATATTGGAAGGGCGAGTTGGACGAGCAGGGGCTGCGCCAGGTCGGCGGTCAGCTGCGTGCACAACACTGGCAGGCTCAGGCCGATGCCGGCATCCAGTTGCTGCCGGTGGGCGACTTCGCCTGGTACGACCACATTCTCACGCACTCGCTGATGTTCGGCGTGGTGCCGCAGCGCTTCCGCCCCGCCGATGGCCTGCCCACGCTGGACACGCTGTTCGCCATGGCCCGTGGGGTGACGAACAGCTGCTGCGGTGGCCAGGCCCAGGAGATGACCAAGTGGTTCGATACCAACTACCACTATCTGGTGCCGGAATTCAGCGTCGATCAGCGGTTCCAGCTGTCCTGGTCGCAGCTGTTCGAAGAGGTCGAGGAGGCGCAGGCTCTGGGGCACGCGATCAAGCCTGTGCTGGTCGGTCCGCTGACCTATCTCTGGCTGGGCAAGCTCAAGGGCGAGGATGCCGAGCGTTTCGACAAGCTCGAGCTGCTCGAGCGACTCTTGCCGGTCTATGGCGAGGTACTCGACCGGCTGGCGGCGCAGGGCGTCGAGTGGGTGCAGATCGACGAGCCGATCCTCGCCCTCGACCTGCCGCAGGACTGGAAGAACGCCTTCGAGCGCGCCTACAACCTGCTGCAGCGCGCCCCGCTGAAGAAGCTGGTCGCCACTTACTTTGGCGGGCTGGAGGACAACCTCAGTCTGGCGGCGGCGCTGCCGGTGGACGGTCTGCACATCGATCTGGTGCGTGCGCCGGAACAGTACCCGCTGATTCTCGACTGGTTGCCGACCTACAAGGTGCTGTCGCTGGGGTTGGTCAATGGGCGCAACGTCTGGCGCTGCGATCTGGAGAAGGCTCTGGAGTTGGCACGGCATGCCGCCGAGCGGCTGGGTGACCGTCTCTGGCTGGCGCCGTCCTGCTCCCTGCTGCACAGCCCGGTGGACCTCGAGCGGGAAGATCGGCTCGATCATGAGCTGAAAGGCTGGTTGGCCTTTGCCGTGCAGAAATGCGCCGAAGTGGCGACCCTGGCCCGAGCCATAAACGAGCCGACGAACGACGATGTGGCGCTCGAGCTGGCGCACAGCCGTGCGGTGCAGGCGGCACGTCAGCACTCGCCACGCATCCACAAGCCGCAGGTCCAGGCACGCCTGAGTGCGATCCAGCCCCAGGACAGCCAGCGCACCTCGGTGTTCGCTGCGCGAATCGAACAGCAGCGCGCGCGGCTCGACCTGCCGCCGTTCCCGACCACGACCATCGGTTCGTTCCCGCAGACGCCGGCGATCCGCCTGGCGCGGCAGGCCTACAAGCAGGACAGGTTGTCGCTCGGCGACTACACCGAGGCGATGCAGGCCGAAATCCGGCATGCGGTGGCGGTGCAGGAGCAGATCGGCCTGGACGTGCTGGTGCACGGCGAAGCGGAGCGCAACGACATGGTCGAATACTTCGCCGAGCAACTCGATGGCTATGCCTTCACCCGTTTCGGCTGGGTGCAGAGCTATGGCTCGCGTTGCGTGAAGCCGGCGGTGATCTACGGCGACCTCAGCCGCTCGCAGCCGATGACCGTCGACTGGATTCGTTACGCTCAGCAGCAGACCGACCGGGTGATGAAGGGCATGCTCACTGGCCCGGTGACCATGCTGATGTGGTCGTTCGCTCGCGAGGACGTGTCGCGAGAGGTTCAGGCGCGGCAGCTGGCATTGGCGATCCGCGATGAGGTCTGCGACCTGGAAGCCGCCGGCATCCGCATCATCCAGATCGACGAGGCGGCGTTCCGCGAAGGCTTGCCGCTGCGCCACGCGCAGTGGCAGCACTATCTGGACTGGGCGGTCGAGGCGTTCCGCCTGTGCGCCAGTGGCGTACGCGACGAGACGCAGATCCACACGCACATGTGCTACAGCGAGTTCAACGACGTCATCGAGTCCATCGCGGCGATGGATGCCGATGTCATCACCATCGAGACTTCACGTTCGCAGATGGAGCTGCTCGAAGCCTTCCGCGCCTTCGACTATCCGAACGATATCGGCCCGGGGGTCTATGACATCCACTCGCCACGCGTGCCGGATACCGCCGAAATGGTGCAGCTGCTGGAGAAGGCCGCCGAGTGCATCCCTGCCGAGCGGCTCTGGGTCAACCCGGATTGCGGCCTGAAGACCCGCGCCTGGCCGGAGACCGAGGCGGCGCTGGTGAACATGGTCGCTGCGGCCCGTCAGCTGCGTGCCTCGCGCAATGCCAGGGTGGCCTGA
- the glpD gene encoding glycerol-3-phosphate dehydrogenase, with protein MNHPLLAPLAEVYDLAVVGGGINGAGIAADAAGRGLSVFLCEQGDLASHTSSASSKLVHGGLRYLEHYELRLVREALAEREVLLAKAPHIITPLRFVLPYRPHLRPSWMIRTGLFLYDHLGKRERLGGSRSLRFGAQSPLKDEITHGFEYSDCWVDDARLVVLNAMAARELGAHVHTRTRCVSARSSKALWHLHLERQDGSRFSIRARALVNATGPWVASFIEEQLRQTSPHGMRLIQGSHIVVPKLYEDDHAYILQNEDRRIVFITPYLGQFSLIGTTDHEYHGDPAQVRITDEEIDYLLAIVNAHFKHQLSRIDIRYSYAGVRPLCDDESDQPSAITRDYTLALSDSASEGPLLSVFGGKLTTYRKLAEAALAQLAPLFPEMKEPWTHDAALPGGEHLEEPSALADALCASYPWLPGPLARRWTRTYGSRSWLLLKGTDTLQDLGECFGAGLHAREVDYLMVEEWALTTEDILWRRTKLGLFMQAAEVELLQRYLDSRTAERLTHFDHAAQG; from the coding sequence ATGAATCATCCTCTTCTTGCACCGCTCGCGGAAGTCTACGACCTGGCCGTGGTGGGCGGCGGTATCAACGGCGCAGGCATCGCCGCCGATGCCGCCGGCCGCGGCCTGTCGGTATTTCTCTGCGAACAAGGCGACTTGGCCAGCCATACCTCCTCAGCCAGCAGCAAGCTGGTGCATGGCGGGCTGCGCTATCTCGAGCACTACGAGCTGCGCCTGGTCCGCGAAGCGCTGGCCGAGCGCGAAGTGCTGCTGGCCAAGGCGCCGCACATCATCACCCCGCTGCGCTTCGTGCTGCCCTACCGTCCGCATCTGCGGCCCTCGTGGATGATTCGCACCGGCTTGTTTCTCTACGATCATCTCGGCAAGCGCGAGAGGCTCGGTGGTTCGCGCAGCCTGCGTTTCGGTGCGCAGAGCCCGCTGAAGGACGAGATCACCCACGGCTTCGAATATTCCGATTGCTGGGTCGACGATGCCCGCCTCGTGGTCCTCAACGCCATGGCCGCTCGCGAGCTGGGCGCACATGTCCACACCCGCACTCGCTGCGTCAGTGCGCGCAGCAGCAAGGCCCTCTGGCATCTGCACCTGGAGCGCCAGGACGGCAGCCGTTTTTCGATCCGTGCCCGCGCGCTGGTCAACGCCACCGGCCCGTGGGTGGCCTCGTTCATCGAAGAGCAACTCCGACAGACGTCCCCGCACGGCATGCGCCTGATCCAGGGCAGCCACATCGTCGTGCCGAAACTCTATGAGGACGATCACGCCTACATCCTGCAGAACGAGGACCGGCGCATCGTGTTCATCACGCCGTACCTCGGCCAGTTCAGCCTGATCGGCACCACCGACCACGAGTACCACGGCGACCCGGCGCAGGTGCGGATTACCGACGAAGAGATCGACTACCTGCTGGCCATCGTCAACGCGCACTTCAAGCATCAACTGAGCCGCATCGACATCCGCTACAGCTATGCCGGCGTCCGGCCGCTTTGCGATGACGAATCCGATCAGCCTTCGGCGATCACCCGCGACTACACGCTGGCACTCAGCGATAGCGCCAGTGAGGGCCCCTTGCTCTCGGTGTTCGGCGGCAAGCTGACCACCTACCGCAAGCTCGCCGAGGCGGCACTGGCGCAGCTGGCGCCGCTGTTTCCAGAAATGAAAGAGCCCTGGACCCACGACGCGGCACTGCCTGGCGGCGAGCATCTGGAGGAACCATCAGCACTGGCCGATGCACTCTGCGCCAGTTATCCGTGGCTGCCCGGCCCGCTTGCCCGACGCTGGACGCGCACCTACGGCAGCCGCAGCTGGCTGCTGCTCAAGGGTACCGACACGCTGCAGGATCTTGGCGAGTGCTTCGGCGCCGGCCTGCATGCGCGCGAGGTGGACTACCTGATGGTCGAAGAATGGGCGCTGACCACAGAAGACATTCTCTGGCGCCGCACCAAGCTCGGACTGTTCATGCAGGCCGCGGAGGTCGAGCTTCTGCAGCGCTATCTGGACAGCCGGACAGCCGAACGACTGACCCACTTCGACCACGCCGCCCAGGGCTGA
- the ybaK gene encoding Cys-tRNA(Pro) deacylase, with the protein MTPAIDLLKKARAEHAVHSYEHDPKSASYGLEAAEKLGLEPARVFKTLLACSEKNELLVAVVPVAGTLDLKALAQAAGVKKVEMADPMVAQRATGYLVGGISPLGQKKRLRTFIDSSAQAQASIYVSAGRRGLEVELAPAVLAEHTKAVFAAIGRG; encoded by the coding sequence ATGACACCTGCCATCGATCTGTTGAAAAAAGCCCGAGCCGAACACGCCGTACACAGCTACGAGCACGATCCCAAGTCCGCGTCCTATGGTCTGGAGGCGGCGGAAAAGCTCGGGTTGGAGCCGGCGCGGGTATTCAAGACGCTGCTCGCCTGTAGCGAGAAGAATGAGCTATTGGTCGCCGTGGTGCCCGTCGCTGGCACCCTCGATCTCAAGGCACTGGCCCAGGCGGCGGGCGTGAAGAAGGTGGAGATGGCCGATCCGATGGTTGCTCAGCGGGCCACCGGCTACCTGGTCGGTGGTATCAGTCCGCTGGGGCAGAAGAAGCGTCTGCGTACCTTTATCGACAGTTCCGCGCAGGCGCAGGCGAGCATCTATGTGAGCGCCGGGCGTCGTGGGCTGGAAGTGGAACTGGCGCCTGCGGTCCTGGCGGAGCATACCAAGGCGGTATTCGCGGCAATCGGGCGCGGCTGA
- a CDS encoding ankyrin repeat domain-containing protein, with amino-acid sequence MSQAPKHTPELDDATLAFAEQVFDSARNGDSARLGELLAQGMPANLRNHAGDSLLMLASYHGHLEASRTLLAYGADPQLRNQRGHTPLAGAAFKGDLAMVELLLEHGADVEGRCEDGKTALMMAAMFNRTDIVEYLIAQGADPRATDATGATPLAAAALMGAQDVQTLLRSLTAS; translated from the coding sequence ATGTCGCAAGCGCCCAAGCACACCCCGGAACTGGATGACGCCACCCTCGCCTTCGCCGAGCAGGTCTTCGACAGCGCGCGCAACGGCGACAGCGCCCGCCTCGGCGAACTGCTGGCGCAGGGCATGCCGGCCAACCTGCGCAACCATGCCGGCGACAGCCTGCTGATGCTGGCCAGCTACCATGGCCATCTGGAAGCCAGCCGAACCCTGCTGGCATACGGCGCCGACCCGCAGTTGCGCAACCAGCGCGGCCACACGCCACTGGCCGGCGCAGCTTTCAAGGGCGACCTGGCGATGGTCGAGCTGCTGCTAGAGCACGGCGCCGACGTCGAGGGCCGCTGCGAAGACGGCAAGACCGCGCTGATGATGGCCGCCATGTTCAACCGCACGGACATCGTCGAATACCTCATCGCCCAGGGCGCCGATCCGCGGGCCACGGACGCCACCGGCGCCACGCCGCTGGCCGCCGCGGCCCTGATGGGTGCTCAGGATGTCCAGACGTTGCTGCGAAGCCTGACGGCGTCCTGA
- a CDS encoding cytochrome B6, protein MTAPQARACLAAALGIALTCSGAQAADDEVPTSYSPVVITEKFETIMQRMVADKDGILKRHRELLEQRYDLSDKPAEGLQMTRGKPIQAGVRVKLPDGTSWDELANMSPEEIRRQKRFPLGFMPLPHPNHPEGGMVFPQFHIDEVNRLEGRDLTRFDLDFDLPDHFLPEFPAPIFLTTRPDLGDVSQGKLVNIRNFFELFNGILNPKQLEGLRLLVTPFPQQQFNATDDRRSEHPHTGVSCLDCHANGHTNAATHLAGDARPQKFRHRIDTPTLRGVNIQQIFGSQRALKSVEDFTEFEQRAAYFDGDPVLATKKGVNVLERGSQVHFMAEFQALLDFPPAPKLDVEGRLDPAKATEQELRGEEIFHGKGACAGCHVPPYYTDHLMHNLRTERFYEPQEYNGVMAVGDGPIKNFPLRGIKESPPYLHDGRLLTLEDTVEFFNLVLQRKLNQQEKADLVAFLRTL, encoded by the coding sequence ATGACTGCACCTCAAGCCAGGGCCTGCCTCGCCGCCGCGCTCGGCATCGCCCTCACCTGTTCCGGCGCCCAGGCCGCCGACGACGAGGTCCCCACCAGTTATTCCCCCGTGGTGATCACCGAGAAGTTCGAGACGATCATGCAACGCATGGTCGCCGACAAGGACGGCATCCTGAAAAGGCATCGGGAGCTGCTGGAACAGCGCTACGACCTCAGCGACAAGCCCGCCGAGGGCCTGCAGATGACCCGTGGCAAGCCGATCCAGGCCGGCGTGCGGGTCAAGCTGCCCGACGGCACCAGCTGGGATGAGCTGGCCAATATGAGCCCCGAGGAAATTCGCCGGCAGAAGCGTTTCCCCCTCGGCTTCATGCCGCTGCCCCACCCCAATCATCCCGAGGGCGGGATGGTCTTCCCGCAGTTCCATATCGACGAAGTGAATCGGCTCGAGGGACGCGATCTCACCCGTTTCGACCTGGACTTCGACCTGCCGGACCATTTCCTTCCCGAATTCCCGGCGCCGATCTTCCTCACCACCCGACCGGACCTGGGCGACGTCTCCCAGGGCAAGCTGGTGAACATCCGCAATTTCTTCGAGCTGTTCAACGGCATCCTCAATCCCAAGCAGCTCGAAGGCCTGCGCCTGCTGGTGACGCCGTTCCCGCAGCAGCAGTTCAACGCCACCGACGACCGCCGCAGCGAGCACCCGCACACCGGCGTCTCCTGCCTGGACTGCCACGCCAACGGCCACACCAACGCCGCCACTCACCTGGCCGGCGACGCGCGGCCGCAGAAATTCCGCCATCGCATCGACACCCCGACCCTGCGCGGCGTGAACATCCAGCAGATCTTCGGCTCCCAGCGGGCGCTGAAATCGGTCGAGGACTTCACCGAGTTCGAACAGCGGGCCGCCTACTTCGATGGCGACCCGGTGCTGGCGACCAAGAAGGGCGTGAACGTGCTCGAGCGCGGCAGCCAGGTGCATTTCATGGCCGAGTTCCAGGCCCTGCTCGACTTCCCACCGGCACCCAAGCTCGACGTCGAAGGCCGCCTCGACCCGGCCAAGGCCACCGAGCAGGAGCTGCGAGGCGAGGAAATCTTCCACGGCAAGGGCGCCTGTGCAGGCTGCCACGTGCCGCCCTACTACACCGATCACCTGATGCACAACCTCAGGACCGAACGCTTCTACGAGCCGCAGGAGTACAACGGCGTCATGGCGGTCGGCGACGGACCGATCAAGAACTTTCCCCTGCGCGGCATCAAGGAGTCGCCGCCGTACCTGCATGACGGCCGCCTGCTGACCCTGGAAGACACCGTGGAATTCTTCAACCTGGTCCTGCAGCGCAAGCTGAACCAGCAGGAGAAGGCCGATCTGGTCGCCTTCCTGCGCACCCTCTGA
- a CDS encoding DUF3820 family protein — MKPEDLERLVTQTMPYGKYKGRLIADLPGHYLNWFARVGFPPGDLGRLLALMQEIDHNGLSPLLEPLRRNLDRR; from the coding sequence ATGAAACCCGAAGACCTCGAACGCCTGGTCACCCAGACGATGCCATACGGCAAGTACAAGGGCCGCCTGATCGCCGATCTGCCCGGTCATTACCTCAACTGGTTCGCCCGGGTCGGCTTCCCGCCCGGCGATCTCGGCCGCCTGCTGGCGCTGATGCAGGAGATCGACCATAACGGCCTGTCGCCCCTGCTGGAGCCGCTGCGGCGAAACCTCGACAGGCGGTAG
- a CDS encoding c-type cytochrome, which yields MKLTHWPLAGVAALLLTMQAQAADGQKIYVQGGANPAAMACGTCHGADAMGMAAAGFPRLAGISAGYTRKQLEDFRSGTRSNPVMQPIAAALSDEEMDAVAAMLEARPAPVFASVGRAEKVEGVGAHLALRGAWERNIPECVACHGPAGIGVGESFPPLAGQSTQYLSAQLNAWRQGTRKNDPSDLMGHIARAMTDDEVQAVAEYFAGLEQKEVSQ from the coding sequence ATGAAACTCACTCACTGGCCCCTGGCCGGTGTGGCTGCATTGTTGCTGACGATGCAGGCACAGGCTGCCGATGGGCAAAAGATCTACGTGCAGGGCGGCGCCAATCCCGCGGCGATGGCGTGTGGCACCTGCCACGGCGCCGATGCGATGGGCATGGCGGCGGCGGGCTTTCCACGCCTCGCCGGGATATCCGCCGGATATACGCGCAAGCAGCTGGAGGACTTTCGTTCCGGTACCAGAAGCAATCCGGTCATGCAGCCGATCGCTGCAGCGTTGAGCGACGAGGAGATGGATGCCGTGGCGGCCATGCTCGAAGCCAGGCCAGCGCCGGTTTTCGCCAGCGTCGGTCGGGCGGAAAAGGTGGAAGGTGTGGGGGCGCACCTTGCCCTTCGTGGTGCCTGGGAACGCAACATTCCCGAGTGCGTAGCCTGCCATGGTCCCGCTGGCATTGGGGTCGGCGAGAGCTTCCCACCGCTGGCCGGGCAGTCGACGCAATACCTCAGTGCGCAGCTCAATGCCTGGCGTCAGGGCACGCGCAAGAACGATCCGAGCGACCTGATGGGTCATATCGCCCGTGCAATGACCGACGACGAGGTGCAGGCCGTCGCCGAGTACTTCGCCGGCCTGGAGCAGAAGGAGGTCAGCCAATGA
- a CDS encoding c-type cytochrome → MRTYWLTLLAMAVSGASLAAEIKMDDQSQLTQKAAKGADENFFQPPQEKDLPANAYGELVQQGRAIFVDTQKYAAEYVGNGMNCTNCHLDQGRKANSAPLWGAYPMYPAYRKKNDKVNSYAERVQGCFQFSMNGKPPAADSHVINALTAYSYWLSVGAPTGQELPGRAYPEVPQPKDGFDIAKGKQIYAEQCAVCHGDNGQGQQAGGAYVFPPLWGKDSFNWGAGMHRINTAAAFIKESMPLGKGGSLSDEDAWHVAAYMNSHERPQDPRLVEGSVEKTRVRYHANDGVNLYGQEVDGVVLGQGIE, encoded by the coding sequence ATGAGAACCTACTGGTTGACGCTGCTGGCCATGGCGGTCAGCGGTGCGTCGCTGGCCGCCGAGATCAAGATGGACGATCAGTCCCAGCTGACCCAGAAAGCCGCCAAGGGCGCAGATGAGAACTTCTTTCAGCCACCGCAGGAAAAGGATCTGCCGGCCAACGCCTATGGCGAACTGGTGCAGCAGGGCCGGGCGATCTTCGTCGACACGCAGAAGTATGCCGCCGAGTACGTCGGCAACGGCATGAACTGCACTAACTGCCACCTCGATCAGGGGCGCAAGGCCAACTCCGCTCCGCTGTGGGGCGCGTATCCGATGTATCCGGCTTACCGGAAGAAGAATGACAAGGTCAACAGCTACGCCGAGCGCGTACAGGGCTGTTTCCAGTTCAGCATGAACGGCAAGCCGCCGGCAGCCGATAGCCATGTGATCAATGCGTTGACGGCCTATTCGTACTGGCTCTCCGTAGGCGCTCCGACAGGCCAGGAGCTACCGGGGCGGGCTTATCCCGAAGTTCCACAGCCCAAAGATGGTTTCGATATCGCCAAGGGCAAGCAGATCTATGCCGAGCAGTGCGCGGTCTGCCACGGTGACAATGGTCAGGGGCAGCAGGCGGGTGGGGCGTATGTGTTCCCACCGTTATGGGGCAAGGACTCGTTCAACTGGGGCGCCGGCATGCACCGGATCAACACCGCCGCGGCCTTCATCAAGGAGAGCATGCCGCTGGGCAAGGGTGGTTCGCTCAGCGACGAGGACGCCTGGCACGTGGCCGCATACATGAACAGCCATGAGCGGCCGCAGGACCCGCGTCTGGTCGAAGGCTCGGTGGAAAAGACACGAGTGCGCTATCACGCCAATGACGGAGTGAATCTCTATGGACAGGAGGTGGATGGCGTCGTACTTGGACAAGGCATCGAATAG
- a CDS encoding beta-ketoacyl-ACP synthase III, which translates to MYNVVISGTGLYTPASSISNDELVESFNTYVHRFNNENAAAIEAGEIQPLPESSSAFIEKASGIKSRYVTDKAGILDPERMVPRIPERSNDEWSILCEMSVKAAEEALARAGKTAADIDGVIVACSNLQRPYPAVAIEVQAALGIKGFGFDMNVACSSATFGIQNAVNSIKLGQARAILMVNPEICTGHMNFRDRDSHFIFGDACTAVVIEREDLATSAQQWDVISTKLVTEFSNNIRNNFGFLNRAAEEHMNDPDKLFIQEGRKVFKEVCPMVAELIGEHLAENDIAVESVKRFWLHQANLNMNHLIVRRLLGRDATEEEAPVILDTYANTSSAGSVIAFHKHQDDLPSGSLGVLSSFGAGYSIGSVILRKR; encoded by the coding sequence GTGTATAACGTCGTCATCAGCGGTACCGGCCTTTACACCCCTGCCAGCAGTATTTCCAACGATGAGCTGGTGGAGTCCTTCAATACTTACGTTCATCGCTTCAACAACGAGAATGCCGCTGCCATCGAGGCTGGCGAAATCCAGCCGCTGCCCGAGTCCAGCTCCGCCTTCATCGAAAAGGCTTCCGGCATCAAGAGCCGCTACGTCACCGACAAGGCCGGCATCCTCGATCCCGAGCGCATGGTTCCGCGTATTCCCGAGCGCAGCAATGACGAGTGGTCGATTCTCTGCGAGATGTCAGTCAAGGCAGCCGAAGAAGCCCTGGCCCGTGCCGGCAAGACCGCTGCGGATATCGACGGCGTTATCGTTGCCTGCTCCAACCTGCAGCGTCCCTATCCGGCAGTCGCCATCGAAGTGCAGGCGGCGCTGGGTATCAAGGGCTTCGGCTTCGACATGAACGTGGCCTGCTCGTCGGCTACCTTCGGCATCCAGAATGCCGTCAACAGCATCAAGCTCGGCCAGGCCCGCGCGATCCTGATGGTCAACCCGGAAATCTGCACCGGGCACATGAACTTCCGCGACCGCGACAGCCATTTCATCTTCGGCGACGCCTGCACCGCGGTAGTCATCGAGCGCGAAGATCTGGCGACCTCGGCGCAGCAGTGGGACGTCATCAGCACCAAGTTGGTGACCGAGTTCTCCAACAACATCCGCAACAACTTCGGCTTCCTCAACCGTGCCGCCGAAGAGCACATGAACGATCCGGACAAGCTGTTCATCCAGGAAGGTCGCAAGGTATTCAAGGAGGTCTGCCCGATGGTGGCGGAGCTGATCGGTGAGCACCTGGCCGAGAACGACATCGCGGTGGAATCGGTGAAGCGTTTCTGGCTGCACCAGGCCAACCTGAACATGAACCACCTGATCGTGCGTCGCCTGCTGGGCCGTGATGCCACCGAGGAAGAGGCGCCGGTGATCCTCGATACCTACGCCAATACCAGTTCGGCAGGTTCCGTGATCGCCTTCCACAAGCACCAGGACGACCTGCCCAGCGGCAGCCTCGGTGTGCTCAGCTCGTTCGGTGCGGGCTACTCTATCGGCAGCGTGATCCTGCGCAAGCGCTGA
- a CDS encoding SufE family protein: MSDLPQAACEALEAFTQAPGWEQRARLLMQWGERLAPLDEDERSETNQVSGCESRVWLVGQQQDGCWSFRAASDARLIRGLLAVLLARVNGLKAADLGEVDMADWFARLGLSRQLSPSRSNGMNAVLQRMRELTG, encoded by the coding sequence ATGAGCGACTTGCCGCAAGCCGCTTGCGAAGCACTGGAGGCATTCACCCAGGCACCCGGCTGGGAGCAGCGCGCGCGCCTGCTGATGCAGTGGGGTGAGCGGCTGGCACCGTTGGACGAAGATGAACGCAGCGAAACGAATCAGGTATCGGGCTGCGAAAGTCGCGTGTGGCTGGTCGGCCAACAACAGGACGGCTGCTGGAGTTTTCGCGCCGCCAGTGATGCCCGACTCATCCGCGGCCTGCTGGCTGTGCTGCTGGCAAGAGTCAATGGCCTGAAAGCTGCCGATCTGGGCGAAGTGGACATGGCCGACTGGTTCGCCCGTCTCGGCCTTTCGCGGCAATTGTCGCCTTCGCGCAGCAACGGCATGAATGCCGTGCTGCAGCGAATGCGTGAGCTGACCGGCTGA